A single Crateriforma conspicua DNA region contains:
- a CDS encoding 3-ketoacyl-ACP reductase has protein sequence MNQSKEKALKVALITGGTRGIGLGIAKALANEGYALAINGMRPAEQVADVLDGLKKQSPAVHYFAGDIASTQTHQMITDGIEEAFGGIHVLVNNAGVAPKERKDLLEADEDSYEFVMGTNLKGPYLLTSRVAAWMVRQKTNDADYQGCIINVGSVSATMVSTNRGDYCLAKAGVGMMTQLFAARMGELNIPVFEVRPGITKTDMTATVTDKYDRLIRDGICVTQRWGYPEDTGRVVASLARGDFAYSTGQVIHVDGGLTIPRL, from the coding sequence GTGAACCAGTCGAAGGAAAAAGCCCTAAAGGTCGCCTTGATTACCGGCGGCACCCGCGGCATCGGACTGGGAATTGCCAAAGCCCTCGCCAATGAGGGCTACGCACTAGCGATCAATGGCATGCGTCCGGCCGAACAAGTTGCCGACGTCTTGGATGGACTGAAAAAACAGTCGCCGGCGGTGCATTATTTTGCCGGTGATATTGCATCCACACAGACACACCAGATGATCACCGACGGCATTGAAGAAGCTTTCGGTGGCATCCATGTCCTGGTCAACAACGCCGGCGTCGCGCCCAAAGAGCGCAAGGATTTGTTGGAAGCGGACGAAGATTCATACGAGTTCGTCATGGGGACCAACTTGAAGGGGCCCTACCTTCTGACCAGCCGAGTCGCCGCTTGGATGGTCCGGCAAAAGACGAACGACGCCGATTACCAAGGCTGCATCATCAACGTGGGCAGTGTCTCCGCGACCATGGTGTCAACCAATCGCGGCGACTATTGCTTGGCCAAAGCGGGCGTGGGGATGATGACACAACTGTTCGCCGCTCGAATGGGCGAACTCAATATTCCGGTCTTTGAAGTGCGTCCCGGTATCACCAAGACGGACATGACCGCGACGGTGACCGACAAGTATGACCGTCTGATCCGTGACGGCATCTGCGTGACGCAGCGGTGGGGATATCCCGAGGACACCGGTCGCGTTGTCGCATCGTTGGCACGCGGCGACTTTGCCTACAGCACCGGGCAGGTCATTCATGTCGACGGCGGGCTGACGATTCCACGTCTGTAA
- the nadB gene encoding L-aspartate oxidase, giving the protein MTPRYLLPFDSRRSLHRFADVLIIGGGLAGLRAANAVSPNQSVLVVTKDQLRESSSNYAQGGIASVINPEDCFNSHIRDTLVAGANLCDSEVVEMVVRDGPQRIEELIRWGTQFDEFEGAIALGREGGHSYQRILHAHGDATGREIMRAVIERTRNAENIEILEDTFTVDLLTYEGKCRGAVVVGCGEKNEDTRPMMVWAKETILCTGGSGQVYRESTNPPVATGDGTALAYRAGVELRDMEFVQFHPTVLYIAGSSRSLITEAVRGEGAYLVDSEGHRFMPEYDSRAELAPRDIVSQSIVRQMSRTQHPSVYLDLSHLDGDRIRERFPGIADVCARFGLDLAKDRIPVRPGAHYAIGGVTVDRQGRTSLPGLWAAGEASSSGLHGANRLASNSLLEGLVYGAYAGEAASRSAAEGPHRLLAQRIQSAVKNSTTEFDVADVRVSLKSLMGRLVGVERSAEGLREAANSIHSFAAYVMAHQFDTVGGWELQNMITTAQCMVAAAQARTESRGVHFRTDHPESDDENWRRHLTIQVDINGGHPRQGPLQTGSALQIDSLKPC; this is encoded by the coding sequence ATGACCCCACGATATTTGCTGCCCTTTGATTCGCGCCGTTCGCTGCATCGGTTCGCCGATGTCTTGATCATCGGTGGCGGACTTGCGGGGCTCCGTGCCGCCAACGCCGTGTCGCCTAACCAGTCGGTCTTGGTGGTCACCAAGGATCAGTTGCGGGAATCCAGCAGCAACTACGCCCAAGGGGGAATCGCCAGCGTCATCAACCCCGAAGACTGCTTCAATTCCCACATCCGCGACACGCTGGTCGCCGGTGCCAATCTATGCGACAGCGAAGTCGTCGAAATGGTGGTCCGCGACGGCCCCCAGCGGATCGAAGAATTGATCCGGTGGGGAACCCAATTCGACGAATTCGAAGGCGCGATCGCGCTGGGACGCGAGGGCGGTCACAGTTACCAACGGATTCTGCACGCCCACGGCGATGCGACCGGACGCGAAATCATGCGTGCGGTGATCGAACGGACGCGGAACGCGGAAAACATCGAAATCTTGGAAGACACCTTCACGGTGGACTTGCTGACCTACGAAGGCAAGTGCCGCGGTGCGGTGGTCGTCGGCTGTGGCGAAAAGAACGAAGACACACGGCCGATGATGGTCTGGGCTAAAGAAACGATTCTGTGCACCGGCGGTTCCGGCCAGGTCTATCGCGAATCGACCAATCCGCCGGTAGCCACCGGTGATGGCACCGCATTGGCATACCGTGCCGGCGTGGAGCTCCGGGACATGGAATTCGTCCAGTTCCACCCGACGGTGTTGTACATCGCCGGTTCGTCGCGATCGTTGATCACCGAAGCGGTGCGTGGCGAGGGCGCCTACTTGGTCGACAGCGAAGGGCATCGCTTCATGCCCGAATACGATTCGCGCGCCGAATTGGCACCGCGGGATATCGTCAGCCAGTCGATCGTCCGGCAAATGTCCCGCACCCAGCATCCCAGCGTCTATTTGGATTTGTCCCACTTGGATGGTGATCGCATCCGCGAACGATTCCCTGGGATCGCCGATGTGTGTGCCCGGTTCGGATTGGATTTGGCAAAGGACCGCATTCCCGTGCGTCCCGGTGCCCATTACGCGATCGGTGGCGTCACGGTGGATCGACAGGGTCGCACGTCGTTGCCCGGATTGTGGGCCGCGGGCGAAGCGTCCAGTTCGGGGCTGCACGGGGCCAACCGACTGGCCAGCAACAGTTTATTGGAAGGCTTGGTGTACGGTGCGTATGCCGGTGAAGCTGCGTCACGGTCAGCCGCCGAGGGCCCCCACCGGCTGTTGGCTCAGCGGATCCAGTCGGCGGTCAAGAACAGCACCACTGAATTCGATGTCGCCGATGTCCGTGTGTCATTGAAAAGTCTGATGGGCCGGTTGGTCGGGGTCGAACGAAGTGCCGAGGGCTTGCGTGAAGCGGCCAATTCGATCCATTCGTTCGCCGCGTACGTCATGGCGCACCAATTCGATACGGTCGGCGGCTGGGAATTGCAGAACATGATCACCACCGCCCAGTGCATGGTCGCCGCCGCCCAAGCACGGACCGAATCGCGGGGCGTTCACTTCCGTACCGATCATCCCGAAAGCGACGACGAAAATTGGCGTCGTCACTTGACGATTCAAGTGGACATCAACGGGGGGCACCCACGGCAAGGACCGCTGCAGACGGGCAGCGCCTTGCAGATCGATTCGCTCAAGCCGTGTTAA
- a CDS encoding bifunctional 4-hydroxy-2-oxoglutarate aldolase/2-dehydro-3-deoxy-phosphogluconate aldolase — protein sequence MATVPQDVIEKHRLVPVIVLQDAGHAEPLGRALVSGGLPIAEVTFRTDAAGESIRRMAENPDLCVGAGTVLTTEQVDQAQDAGASFIVSPGLNPKVVRHALDKGIPVFPGVSNPSDIEMGLDLGLNTLKFFPAEAVGGVKLLKAVSAPYHHVRFIPTGGISPANVKDYLQLASVLACGGSWMVPQDRITQSDFESVERLVAEAVTLATPN from the coding sequence GTGGCCACGGTTCCCCAGGATGTCATCGAAAAACACCGTTTGGTTCCCGTAATCGTGCTGCAGGATGCCGGCCATGCCGAACCGCTGGGCCGAGCATTGGTCAGCGGCGGTCTGCCCATCGCCGAAGTCACCTTCCGCACCGATGCGGCAGGTGAAAGCATCCGGCGGATGGCGGAAAATCCCGATTTGTGCGTCGGTGCCGGAACCGTGCTGACGACCGAGCAAGTCGACCAAGCCCAGGATGCGGGTGCGTCCTTTATCGTTTCGCCGGGTCTAAATCCCAAAGTCGTTCGCCACGCGCTGGATAAGGGCATCCCCGTCTTTCCGGGTGTCAGCAATCCATCGGACATCGAAATGGGATTGGACTTGGGCCTGAACACTCTGAAGTTCTTTCCGGCCGAAGCGGTGGGCGGCGTCAAATTGTTGAAGGCGGTTTCGGCGCCCTATCATCATGTCCGCTTCATTCCGACCGGTGGAATTTCACCCGCCAACGTCAAGGACTACCTGCAACTGGCATCCGTGCTGGCGTGTGGCGGTAGTTGGATGGTGCCGCAAGATCGTATCACGCAATCCGACTTTGAATCGGTGGAGCGATTGGTTGCCGAAGCTGTGACGTTGGCGACCCCAAACTGA
- a CDS encoding carbohydrate kinase family protein — MSEPSDSTDAAHASHQDHLGIPTGLRPVIVGEALIDSFPDGRDIVGGAPLNVAWNLRGFGRDPVFVSKIGNDNRGRLIFDKLKQWGMNTDGVVRGDDRETGIVKVTLTNGTPDYDLVYPVAYDFIDAPGDLTVQPPDACLLYLGTLAWRRPESMDILRSWVQSNGTYRFIDINMRPPWVRDDVVDCIARDATFFKLNDEELSSMTGQAIAPESPEFHQQVSDAVARLRDRWNCRTFFVTCGPHGAFAVTPDASVFVPAPKLAKMVDTVGAGDAFAAATIDGLLSGQSMEACLNQAIQFAARICQNAGATSTDGNLYQLEQYRS, encoded by the coding sequence ATGTCTGAACCGTCCGATTCGACCGACGCTGCGCACGCGTCCCATCAAGACCACTTGGGAATTCCAACCGGTTTGCGACCGGTGATCGTCGGTGAAGCTCTGATTGATTCGTTTCCCGACGGCCGTGATATCGTCGGCGGCGCTCCGCTGAACGTTGCCTGGAACTTGCGTGGATTCGGACGCGATCCCGTCTTCGTCTCAAAAATCGGAAACGACAATCGTGGCCGACTGATTTTTGACAAGCTGAAACAGTGGGGCATGAACACCGACGGTGTGGTCCGCGGCGATGACCGAGAAACCGGCATCGTCAAAGTCACGTTGACCAATGGCACACCCGATTACGATTTGGTGTACCCGGTGGCGTACGACTTTATTGACGCCCCCGGCGATTTGACCGTCCAGCCACCTGATGCCTGTCTCCTGTACCTGGGAACGCTCGCTTGGCGTCGCCCCGAGTCCATGGACATTTTGCGATCGTGGGTTCAATCGAACGGAACGTATCGCTTCATCGACATCAACATGCGCCCGCCATGGGTCCGTGACGATGTAGTCGACTGCATTGCCAGGGACGCCACGTTTTTTAAGCTGAATGATGAAGAGCTTTCATCGATGACAGGTCAGGCGATTGCACCGGAGTCGCCTGAGTTTCATCAACAAGTCTCCGATGCGGTCGCCCGCTTGCGTGACCGCTGGAATTGCCGGACGTTTTTTGTGACCTGTGGTCCGCACGGTGCATTCGCCGTCACCCCGGATGCCAGCGTATTCGTTCCGGCACCGAAACTGGCCAAGATGGTCGACACGGTGGGTGCGGGCGATGCGTTCGCCGCGGCCACGATCGACGGTCTGTTGTCCGGTCAATCAATGGAAGCATGCTTAAATCAGGCGATCCAGTTCGCCGCAAGGATTTGCCAGAATGCCGGCGCGACATCGACCGACGGGAATCTGTACCAACTGGAACAATATCGCAGTTGA
- a CDS encoding phosphatidylserine decarboxylase produces MSTPPTSSRPEPPKTPPPDASSDPADTAAEAPQQADDSGQPAMDPQVKNIQPGGGIVMSIELAWGRLRRAWLRSFFPGYVSRMQSLRQGDRGDLPFDPVDPRDVKYFRNQATYHWDQADDPFFWRESLPFVRVGLAELLILGGGMLLLALAAGWFWWPLAIGPLIVAGLIVWFFRDPARAVPEGLGTVVAPADGKLVQIERVEDPELGVCIQFGIFLSIFNVHANRASLPGKVVAIRYRPGKFLNALRPESAKENENLDVTVELDAGEIPGPIASRRCRIRQITGQFARRIVCWVRPGDVLKRGEMFGMIKLGSRTELLIPDDPSLRVVAQLGQKIAAGNTVLAKYE; encoded by the coding sequence ATGAGCACACCCCCAACATCGTCACGGCCCGAGCCGCCAAAAACCCCGCCACCGGACGCCTCGTCTGACCCGGCCGACACTGCCGCCGAAGCCCCCCAGCAGGCGGACGATTCGGGACAGCCCGCGATGGATCCCCAAGTGAAAAACATCCAGCCCGGCGGCGGGATCGTGATGTCGATCGAATTGGCCTGGGGCCGTTTACGGCGAGCTTGGTTGCGAAGTTTTTTTCCGGGCTATGTCAGTCGAATGCAGTCACTGCGCCAGGGTGACCGTGGCGACTTGCCTTTCGATCCCGTCGACCCGCGGGACGTGAAGTATTTCCGCAACCAGGCGACCTACCATTGGGATCAGGCCGACGATCCGTTTTTTTGGCGTGAAAGTCTGCCGTTCGTCCGCGTGGGCCTGGCCGAACTGCTGATCTTGGGCGGCGGCATGTTGTTGTTGGCCTTGGCGGCCGGCTGGTTTTGGTGGCCTCTGGCGATCGGTCCGCTGATCGTCGCGGGTTTGATTGTGTGGTTCTTTCGCGACCCCGCGCGTGCGGTCCCCGAGGGCTTGGGGACGGTCGTCGCACCGGCCGACGGCAAACTGGTCCAGATTGAACGCGTCGAGGACCCGGAATTGGGTGTGTGTATCCAGTTCGGGATCTTTCTTTCGATCTTCAACGTGCATGCCAACCGCGCGTCCTTGCCCGGAAAAGTCGTGGCGATCCGCTACCGCCCCGGCAAGTTCTTGAACGCGTTGCGTCCCGAATCCGCCAAAGAAAACGAGAATTTGGACGTTACCGTCGAATTAGACGCCGGCGAAATTCCCGGGCCGATCGCGTCACGCCGGTGCCGCATCCGTCAGATCACCGGCCAGTTCGCGCGGCGCATCGTGTGCTGGGTACGTCCCGGTGACGTTTTAAAGCGTGGCGAAATGTTCGGCATGATTAAGCTGGGGTCGCGGACCGAACTATTGATCCCCGACGACCCATCGCTCCGTGTCGTCGCCCAATTGGGACAGAAAATCGCCGCCGGAAACACGGTGTTGGCAAAGTATGAGTGA
- a CDS encoding class I SAM-dependent methyltransferase translates to MISDIQSKPHPKRPSSDRRGRKTSNKPASSPLYHQLVPAYEALWPAVSKRRIAENIAALDIAPATQVLEVGVGTGLSLDTYPHHIELTGVDLSVPMLAEAQERIDKNDWQHIRVMPMNAESLDFEDDSFDLVTSFHTVSVVNDPRAMMREMVRVCRPGGQILLINHFRSKNPLIAAVVDSAGNLTKHLGWRTDLRLDPLLDQLPIRLEDRFKPKPWSLFTVLRATCKVDRMESAVDCND, encoded by the coding sequence ATGATCAGCGACATTCAGTCCAAACCGCACCCGAAACGGCCATCGTCCGACCGGCGCGGCCGCAAAACGTCCAACAAGCCGGCATCCAGCCCGCTGTACCACCAACTGGTCCCGGCGTACGAAGCGCTGTGGCCCGCCGTTTCCAAACGGCGGATCGCGGAGAACATCGCGGCTCTGGACATCGCACCGGCCACCCAAGTTCTGGAGGTCGGGGTGGGAACAGGTTTGTCGCTGGACACCTACCCCCACCACATTGAATTGACCGGCGTGGATCTGTCGGTCCCAATGCTGGCCGAGGCCCAGGAACGCATCGACAAGAACGACTGGCAACACATCCGTGTCATGCCGATGAACGCGGAATCGCTGGACTTTGAAGACGACAGCTTCGACTTGGTCACTTCGTTCCACACCGTCAGTGTGGTCAATGATCCCCGGGCGATGATGCGAGAGATGGTCCGCGTTTGTCGCCCCGGCGGTCAAATCTTGCTGATCAATCATTTCCGCAGCAAAAACCCGCTGATCGCCGCGGTGGTCGATTCCGCCGGCAACCTGACCAAGCATTTGGGGTGGCGGACCGATTTGCGTCTGGATCCCTTGCTGGACCAGTTGCCGATCCGCCTGGAAGACCGCTTCAAGCCCAAGCCCTGGTCGCTGTTCACCGTGCTGCGTGCGACCTGTAAAGTCGATCGAATGGAATCGGCGGTCGATTGCAACGACTGA
- a CDS encoding PTS sugar transporter subunit IIA, with product MDVLDVDKLAEYLHLTPAQVNKMANRGKLPGRKVGGQWQFNEAEIHHWLEERIGLSDDDELDKVEALLERNHGDAGDATLSQLCPPSNIAVPLQARTRSSVIRSMCDLASTSGYLWDAAAMSEAVKTREELHPTALDCGVALLHPRRPQTSILAESVLALGICSAGIPFSSGRGHLTDVFFLICSYNDSAHLRILAKLSRLVSQPDFLAHLRSATSADQAWQSIVDFES from the coding sequence ATGGACGTCCTAGATGTCGACAAACTTGCCGAGTACTTGCACCTGACGCCGGCTCAAGTCAACAAGATGGCCAACCGCGGCAAATTGCCCGGTCGCAAAGTCGGCGGCCAGTGGCAGTTCAACGAAGCGGAGATCCACCACTGGCTGGAGGAACGGATCGGGTTAAGCGACGACGATGAACTGGACAAAGTGGAAGCGTTGTTGGAGCGCAACCACGGCGACGCGGGTGATGCCACGTTGTCGCAGCTTTGCCCACCCAGCAACATCGCCGTCCCGCTACAGGCGCGGACGCGAAGCAGTGTGATTCGGTCCATGTGCGATCTGGCGTCCACGTCGGGATACCTGTGGGACGCCGCGGCGATGTCCGAAGCGGTCAAAACACGTGAAGAACTGCATCCCACCGCCTTGGATTGTGGCGTCGCGTTGCTGCACCCGCGTCGTCCCCAGACGTCGATCCTTGCCGAATCGGTCCTAGCCCTGGGCATCTGTTCGGCGGGCATCCCGTTCTCCTCGGGCCGTGGCCATCTGACCGACGTGTTCTTCTTGATTTGCTCTTACAACGACTCCGCTCACCTTCGTATCCTCGCGAAGCTCAGCCGTTTGGTCTCTCAGCCGGACTTCCTTGCTCATCTTCGGTCCGCAACCTCTGCCGATCAGGCTTGGCAATCGATCGTGGATTTTGAAAGCTGA
- a CDS encoding glycosyl hydrolase codes for MIIPEPTVTPESLLPAIRRMWEASAAKLESLENDYDKSQGTPVFTIGGRYTTRGWTEWTEGFVYGSSVLQYDATDDAAFLKIGRENTVDRMATHVSHVGVHDHGFNNLSTYGNLLRLCRENRIQASDWEIRFYELALKTSAAVQASRWTQLSPSEGYVYSFNGPHSLFIDTIRSCRILMVGHALGHVLMGEGDQPISLAGRALTHIRTTDKYNVYHGTDRDRYDVPGRTAHEAVFNLNDGLFRCPSSQQGFSGLTTWTRGLSWAMLGYAEQLEFLRDVLASSNVDSSELQNAESMMLESARQTCDFYLANSPTCGIPYWDTGAPQLHRLGDYLNQPADPFNQWEPVDSSAAAIAAQGLLRLGDVLQRRGDDDAAKYRQAGLHVTANLLQEPYLSTSNDHQGLLLHSIYHQPRGWDEVAEGQSIANGQSCMWGDYHLRELALYVQRLADDTLTDYTFYGCLPS; via the coding sequence ATGATCATTCCCGAACCGACCGTGACACCAGAATCGCTGTTGCCCGCCATCAGACGCATGTGGGAAGCATCCGCGGCGAAACTGGAAAGTCTGGAAAACGATTACGACAAATCCCAGGGTACGCCCGTCTTCACCATCGGCGGCCGCTACACCACCCGAGGCTGGACCGAATGGACCGAAGGTTTCGTCTACGGGTCATCCGTATTGCAATACGATGCAACTGACGACGCTGCTTTCTTAAAGATCGGCCGCGAAAACACGGTCGACCGAATGGCGACGCATGTCAGCCATGTCGGCGTTCATGACCATGGGTTCAATAACCTGTCCACCTACGGAAACCTGCTGCGGTTATGCCGCGAGAACCGCATCCAAGCCTCGGATTGGGAAATCAGGTTTTATGAACTGGCGTTGAAGACGTCGGCGGCCGTCCAGGCGTCACGCTGGACACAGCTTTCGCCCAGCGAAGGCTATGTCTATTCCTTCAATGGCCCCCATTCGCTGTTCATCGATACCATCCGATCCTGTCGGATTTTGATGGTCGGCCACGCGCTAGGACACGTGTTGATGGGCGAAGGTGACCAACCGATTTCGTTGGCCGGCCGCGCACTGACGCACATCCGAACGACCGACAAATACAACGTCTATCACGGAACCGATCGCGATCGTTACGACGTTCCCGGACGGACCGCGCATGAAGCGGTGTTCAACTTGAACGACGGTTTGTTCCGATGCCCGAGTTCACAGCAGGGCTTTTCGGGTTTAACGACATGGACCCGTGGATTGTCCTGGGCCATGTTGGGCTATGCCGAACAGTTGGAATTTCTACGGGATGTTCTGGCGTCATCGAACGTCGATTCATCGGAATTGCAAAACGCCGAATCCATGATGCTGGAATCGGCCCGCCAAACTTGCGACTTCTATCTGGCCAACAGCCCGACCTGCGGCATCCCTTATTGGGACACCGGTGCCCCGCAACTTCACCGGTTGGGTGATTACTTGAACCAGCCGGCCGACCCGTTCAATCAGTGGGAACCCGTGGACAGTTCGGCTGCGGCCATCGCGGCCCAGGGGCTGCTGCGTTTGGGTGATGTCCTGCAACGTCGCGGCGACGATGATGCCGCCAAGTACCGACAAGCTGGACTTCACGTGACCGCCAATCTGCTGCAGGAACCGTACCTCAGCACCAGCAACGATCATCAAGGATTGTTGCTGCATAGCATTTATCACCAGCCGCGCGGCTGGGACGAGGTCGCCGAAGGCCAATCGATCGCCAATGGCCAATCTTGCATGTGGGGTGATTATCACCTGCGTGAACTGGCCTTGTACGTGCAACGTTTGGCCGACGATACGCTAACCGACTACACGTTTTATGGATGCTTGCCGTCGTGA
- a CDS encoding NIPSNAP family protein: MNHRPWLSAAVLAVLACVPMTSTQADEPELYEVRHYILGEQSDAQALDQYLADALIPALQRQEIGPVGAFAYPESLNPNDNKRLSDRVVVVIPYKSAADIAKTAAALSSDTQYLQDADAYLQRAHNEPAFQRIQTELLVAMDCMKQLNVPSGTLDNPDRVYELRLYESANERLAAKKVDMFNNGEVPIFLDCDIQPIFIGQCLVGPQQPSLTYLTVYENDEARNEAWKAFRVHPDWKVLSKDKQYANTVSRIDKLVLTPKPYSQM, from the coding sequence ATGAACCATCGCCCCTGGCTTTCCGCCGCCGTCTTGGCCGTCCTGGCCTGCGTCCCGATGACCTCCACACAAGCTGATGAACCGGAGCTGTACGAAGTCCGGCACTACATCCTGGGCGAACAAAGCGACGCCCAAGCGTTGGACCAGTACCTTGCCGACGCTTTGATCCCGGCACTACAGCGTCAAGAAATCGGTCCTGTCGGCGCGTTCGCCTATCCGGAATCTCTGAACCCCAACGACAACAAACGTTTGTCCGACCGGGTCGTTGTGGTCATCCCCTACAAGAGCGCCGCGGACATCGCCAAGACAGCCGCCGCGCTGTCCAGCGACACGCAATACCTGCAAGATGCCGACGCGTACCTGCAGCGTGCGCACAACGAACCAGCGTTCCAGCGGATTCAAACCGAACTGCTGGTGGCAATGGACTGCATGAAGCAACTAAACGTACCCAGCGGCACGCTGGACAATCCCGACCGCGTGTATGAGTTGCGTCTGTACGAAAGCGCCAACGAGCGACTGGCGGCCAAAAAGGTGGACATGTTCAACAACGGCGAAGTCCCCATCTTCTTGGATTGCGACATCCAACCGATTTTCATCGGTCAATGCTTGGTGGGTCCGCAACAGCCCAGCCTGACGTACTTGACCGTTTATGAAAACGACGAGGCACGCAACGAAGCGTGGAAAGCGTTTCGCGTCCATCCGGACTGGAAAGTCCTTAGCAAGGACAAGCAATATGCCAACACGGTCAGCCGGATCGACAAACTGGTTTTGACACCCAAACCGTATTCACAAATGTGA
- the pssA gene encoding CDP-diacylglycerol--serine O-phosphatidyltransferase: MTRGLIDDAQRDDIDSDAEESLDDGPLGDETTNPRSRRRDRRRRQAKKRRKVMLAVLPTLLTLGNGVCGLAAIAIAMSTTLQWPDEQKLFAAGILIFGGMVFDALDGSAARLTGQASQFGAELDSLCDAITFGTAPAVIVWQISDRLPQRLTWAIGVLFTLCVLIRLARFNVETGEDDPHDGFDGLPSPAAAGTLAAFAIAMPDLADLQTKEALPSFIRAAATWSLDASHYVIPCLALALAFLMVSRFQYPHVVRQWIGGRRPPHQIGQALFAVFLVFLLHWVALPMVFCYFAFGAPIKSLWSPTTADGESALSEADSSAEDTF, from the coding sequence ATGACACGCGGACTGATCGATGACGCCCAGCGGGACGACATCGATTCCGACGCCGAGGAATCGCTTGACGACGGGCCCCTGGGCGACGAGACGACCAACCCTCGATCCCGCCGCCGGGACCGACGTCGACGCCAAGCCAAGAAGCGGCGCAAGGTCATGCTGGCCGTGCTGCCCACGCTGCTGACCCTGGGCAACGGTGTCTGTGGATTGGCGGCCATTGCGATTGCCATGAGCACGACGCTGCAATGGCCGGACGAACAAAAGCTGTTTGCCGCCGGCATCCTGATCTTTGGCGGAATGGTGTTCGATGCGTTGGACGGATCGGCGGCGCGACTGACGGGGCAGGCCAGCCAGTTCGGCGCAGAACTGGACAGCCTGTGTGATGCCATCACCTTCGGCACCGCACCGGCGGTGATTGTTTGGCAGATCAGCGACCGGTTGCCCCAGCGTCTGACCTGGGCCATCGGAGTGCTATTCACGTTGTGTGTGCTGATCCGGCTGGCCCGATTCAACGTCGAAACGGGCGAAGACGACCCGCACGACGGGTTTGACGGTTTGCCAAGTCCCGCGGCGGCAGGCACCCTGGCGGCGTTTGCCATCGCCATGCCAGACCTTGCCGATTTGCAGACCAAGGAGGCCCTGCCGAGTTTCATCCGCGCCGCCGCGACGTGGTCGCTGGATGCGTCGCACTATGTCATCCCCTGCCTGGCTCTGGCGTTGGCTTTCCTGATGGTATCGCGTTTCCAGTATCCGCACGTCGTCCGCCAGTGGATCGGCGGCCGTCGTCCGCCACACCAAATCGGCCAAGCTCTGTTCGCGGTCTTTTTGGTCTTCTTATTGCACTGGGTCGCACTGCCGATGGTGTTTTGCTACTTCGCATTCGGTGCGCCGATCAAATCGCTGTGGTCACCCACCACCGCCGACGGTGAATCGGCACTGTCCGAAGCGGATTCGTCGGCGGAGGATACTTTTTAG